The DNA region CTTGCCACTTCCATAGTAGAGGGTGTCGCCCTGAAGCAGTACCGCCATGCATTCGTCGCGTGCGTACTGCCCGGTGAGGGCAAGATCCGTGTCCCGCAGGGGTCGGGACTCCTCGAGGATCTGAAGGCTCAGTGCCGACGCGGAAGAGGCTCCAAGCAGCAGGCAACAGGACAACAGGCCAAGCGGGGGGGAGATCCGGGTGGGACGGATGCGAAACATGGGACACTCCTTTCTGCAGGCCCTTCATGGCTGAAGGGAGGCTTTCGTCTGTGAAAGCCTGTCCGCAGTATCGGAGGATCGGGAGCTGACTTTGCCGACACCTGTGACAGGTGGCACCTGGTGGGAGTTCGCCGCGGCAAGGAATGGTGTGATGTCCGGAGAGTGGAGCAGAGCGCCCGACGGGCGCCGTCTCAGCCTCAGGAGAATCCGCTGGGACCGCAGGATCCGGAGCCCGAGCTGCCGGACGTGGTGAACATGGGAATGCTGAAGACCCGCTCCACGGGACTGGTCTCCGGAGTGTCCCCGGGATCTTCACCGGCCATGCGGGCCAGCTCGCCCCAGGTGTCCAGGTGCTCGCTCATGGCATGGCTGACTTCCAGCGTGCGGCCGTTTTCCGGGCAGACATAGTCGTATCGAGGCATGACACATCCTGGTTGGGGCCTCTCCCGTCAGAGGCCGCCTACTATATGACTATTCAGTGATTCAGGCAAGTGCTGTCCGTGCGCATCGATCCGCCCGGTCCGGTCAGATATTCCTGCGGGCAGGCAACCGGCCCCGGGCTGGATCGGGCGTGTGCCCGGGGCCGATGACCTGTACCAGGAATCAGTGATACAGTCCGATCGCACGTGCGGCAATGTCGTTGGCCGCCACCCCGGCCCGCAGGATCTCGGTCGTCATCACCTGCCTGTCGGGCTGGATCACATACTGACCCTTCTTGCTGGAAATGGACCCGGATGAACTGAGCGCACTCAACGCGGCACTGAGGGCGTTGGCGAACTCGGGTGAGGCATCCTTCTGCTCGACCAGGACTCCCGCCTCCGGATTCAGCACCTGCCAGATTTCCTTTCCGTAGATCGCACCGCCCGCGTTCTTCGGATTGAGGAACGCGTACGAGGCATTGGCCAGAATCAGTTCCGGGGCCACGCCCGCACTGGCGCTGAGCGACGAGTAGCCGCGCTCGGCACTCAGCTGCAACTGGGCCGGGTCGAAACCCAGAGTGGGCAGCACCAGAGTCGCGGATTTCTGCGCCGCCAGTTTCTTCAGCTTGAAAAGCGGGCCGGTCAGATTGTTCTCGAACACGGGGAAGCCTTCGGGAGCAAAACGCAGGTACTCCTTCTTCGTGATCCCGTCGGTCCACTTGACCGAGGGCTCGCCGAAGTCCTTGTCCGGCGTGTGCAGTTTCATCTTCTGCACGATCGGGTCGTCCTTGACGTCTTCCTGGGTGTAGACGGTCCAGCCCTGGGCGCGCAACTGGGTCACGAAATCGTCGTAGAGCTGGCTGGCCAGCTGGCGGTAGAGCGCACCATCCAGCGGAATGATCGCCTCGGCCGTGGCCTTGACCGTGCTCTGCTCTTTCCCGCGCATGGCCTGCAGGCCCGAGGTCTCGGCTCTGGCCGTGCCTTTGCCATAGGTCAGAACGTCCAGGTACAGAGTGGGCACGATCAGTGCCTCGCCCTTGCTCAGGTACTTGAGATTGATGAACTCGAACTGCTTGTCCGGCTTGTCGAACAGGTCATTGCCTGTCAGGTCCTTCTCGGGATTCTTGGCGCCGGCGAAGGATGCACAGCAGAGCAGGCACAACAGCAGCAAGGATTTGGGTGACATGGGAGCATTCCTTTCGATCGGGTGTTCAGAAGCATTCGAGAGGGCTGGCCCACTCGCTGTTTTCAGCTTTGGCCAAACCTAACTCCCGGGCGATTTCCGCAACATTCGGCAGATGGCGTATTCTGGGCGCGGGCCTCGCTGGCTGGATTCGATACCTTGCCGCGCATGAATCGAAAATCTTCCGGAACCCTGTGGCTGGCATTGACCGGATTCTGTCTGCTGGCCGGGTCCCTTGCCGCACAGCCCTCCCGCCAATTCGTGGATTCCTGCAATGCCCTGGGTGCCGAGCGGATCTTCGCCCGGATCGTGCCCTCGATCCAGCTGTATCGTTCCGTGGTGCAGCAAAGCCGGGAGCTGGGTTATCCTGAAGGCGAGGCCCGGGCACTGGAGAGTCTGGGGCTGGCCCAGCGGCTGGCCGGGCAATTGGACGCCAGTGTGGAGGCGGAACTGCAGGCGATTCGACTGTATGAACAGCTCGAGGATCGCCACGCGCTGGCCCGCATCTGGGGCTCACTGGGTTACGGTCAGAAGCAGCGGGATCTGCCGCGGGCACTGCAGTACATGAGCAACGGAATCCGGATCGCCGAGCAGGATCGGGATTCCCTAGCCTTGGAAGCCCTCTACAACAACTACGGGGTACTGCAGGAAATGCAGGGCGACCTGGACAGCGCACGCGTGTTCTATCAGCGCGCGCTGGACCTGGCCACTCTGCGCCCGGACTCGAGCGGCGTGCCCTTCTGCCTGAATCACCTCGCCGGCCTGGATGCGCTGGCCGGTGACTTCGGCATGGCCCGGGCGCGTCTGACCCGGTCCGACCGCCTGCGCCGGGGTGAATCCGGCCAGTATGGACGCATCGAGAACACGGTACTCTGGGGTGACACCTGGCTGGCCGAAGGCCAGCCGGACTCCGCGCTGGCGCGCTACCGCGAGGCGATCGCCATTCCCGGGGCCAGCGAACAGAAATACCTGATGAGCTACTGCTACGGTAAAATGGCGGAGATCCATGAGCAAAAAGCAGACTATCGCGAAGCGCTGAACAGCCAGCGAGCCTTTCAGGTCTGGCGTGACAGCATGCAGACCCTGGAACGTGACACCCGGATATCTGCCCTCGAACTGGAATTCGAGACCGAGAAGAAGGACCGCCTGCTGGCCGAGAATACTCTGGCGCTTGCCCGGCGCGATCGTCTGCTGGTCAGTCTGGTCAGCCTGCTGTTATTGGGTGTTGTGCTGCTCCTTGTCGGGCTCTGGCAGTTGAAACTCAAGCGTGAGCGACAGCGGCAGGCCCTGGCGTTCAGGGAGCAGACCCGCAGGGCCGAGAATGAGCGCAGACTGGCGGCCGAGCGCCTGAGAATTTCCCGCGAACTGCATGACAACATCGGCTCACAGTTGACCTTTCTCGTGGGCACGCTGGATACCCTGGGGTGGCGCATGCCCGCTGACCCACTCGCGAAACGCCTGAAGGAGCTGAGCACCTATGGGCGTCACACACTGGCGGAACTGCGGGGAACCGTCTGGGCCATGCAGCGGGAACACACCAGTCTGACCCAGGTCCGCGATCGGCTGGCCGAGCTCTTCCAGCGCTCCGACCGTGATGGCCTGACCCGGATCGAGCTGGCCGAGCCGGAGCTGCCGGAGTCGTTGGACGACTGCGAGATCGGCGCGGCTCAGGCGCTGACCCTGCTGCGCGTGGCCCAGGAAGCGGTTTCCAACGCCCTCAGGCACGCGCACGCCACCAGGATCCGACTGGCGCTGGGCAGCGACACCCAAGGCATCTGGCTTGAGGTATGCGACGACGGCAGCGGCTTTGACCCGGGACTCAGCACCCAGGGCAGTGGTCTGATGAGCATGCGCGCGCGCTGCGAGGAACATGGCGGGCAGTTCCGGCTGACCAGCGATGCCGACGGGACCCGGATTCGGTGCGTGTTTCCCATCGTATGGGGCAAGCGGCGTATTGATCGGGAGCGGGCAAGACCGGAAGTTGACCTGTGACGCACTCTGTCGGCAAACAAGCAGAAGGACCCACGGTGAGCCACCCATTGCGCATCGCACTGGCCGAAGACAATTCCAGTCTGGCGGCCCTGATCCTGGAGAAGCTGGCGCTGTTTCCCGAACGGCTGAACTGCCTCTTTCATGCCGCCAATGGAGCCCTGCTGCTGGAGCGCCTGGCCGAGCATGCCGCCGTGGACGTGGTCTTGATGGACATCGAAATGCCCGTGCTGGATGGCATCCAGACCACCGAAAAGCTTGTGGCACGCCACCCGCACATCCGGGTGCTCGTGCTGACCGTCTTCGATGATGAACGCCGCATTTCGGAGGCCGTGCGCGCGGGAGCCGCAGGCTATCTGCTGAAGGACGAACCGCCGGATCGCCTGCTGGAGGCGATCGAAGCGGTGGCCCGCGGCGAGGGCGCCCTCTCGGCGGCCGTGACCGGACGCACCCTGGCGCTGTTGCGTGATCCAACGCGCGTGCCGACCGGGCAGTCTGCCGACACGTCCATCCTGAGCCCGCGCGAACTGGCCGTGCTGGCCCAGTTGGCCACCGGCCTGACCCACCGCGAGATCGCGTCAAACCTGTTCATCGCGCCCGCCACCGTGCGCAAGCACATCGAAAACCTCTACCGCAAGCTGGAGGTCAGCGGCCGGATCCCCGCCATCGACAAGGCCCGCAAGCTGGGCCTGCTCTGAGCTGGATGCCGTCTCCGCGCGTGGAACGTTCTGGATCACAGCAATCGTGGCAAATCCGGTGCTCATTCGATGTGCGGCAGTTCGTTGTGATGCATCCGTGATCGCTGAACTCAGGGTGCCAGAACGCTGGTATAGGGCGGGATCGAGATCCTGACCGATTCGGGGCCGCCGATCGCGTTGACGATGCGCACCTCGTCGAAGCCCGGATGGGACGGCACACGCACGAACTCGGAATCCGGCCGGTTGAGCTGGGAGTTGACGATGGATCCCGGATTCCAGGACTGGAGTTCGGCCCAGAATTGGTTCTGCTCGGCCAGGGTGTAGGAGGGGTAATCCATGTTGCAGGTGTCCTGACCGCGTACCAGGAGGGACTGATTGTCAATCAGCGGCAGGTCCTCGCGGCCGCCGAGATTGCCCTTGTTGCCCCTGAAGCTGAAGCCCGAGTGCTCCGGGGCATCTGGGAGACTGCATTCGGGCAGCGGCCCTCGCAGAGGATAGCCGATGTTGAAATGCTGCTGGGCCAACGAGCTGGAGGCGTGGGGGTCATCGTCCAGATTCCAGATGAAGAGATTGTTGCGAACCGTCAGGTTGGAGAAATCACAGACGGTGGGCATGCCGGTATCAATGGATCCATCGAAGATGCCCAGTTTGAAGGCCGGCAGGTAATGCGTCTTGGTGGGAGTCCGGGCCGGCAGGGAGTGCCCCTGGATGTTGTGGAACACATTGTCGGCGCAGTTCAGATTGCGCATGTTGGGGACATGCCCCGACAAGTTGATGTAGGTCGCGAGCGCGAGGGCGCATGTGACACCATCGACCAGGTTGTCACGGATCTCCGAATAGGACACGCCATCCATCTGGATGCCGATGCCCCCCACGTACCAGTCCTCTCCATGCGAGCGAATCACATGGCCATTGTGGACCCGGTTGCGCAGGATGCTGACATCCTGGGCGTCACTGACCCAGATGCCGCGCCACTCCGAGAAGGTCATCCGCAGGCTGTCCTGGCATTGGTTGTCGACCACGTAGTTGCGGATGTAGGGTTCGAGCGTCACGTCGATGATGTTGTCGTGGATCTCCAGACCCAGCGGAATCTCATTGGGCTCGAGACCGTGTCCCTCGACCAGAATGGCCGTCGCCGCCCGCTGGATCACGTTGTTCGCGATTCGCACATGCCGGGTCCCATCCTCGGACGGGACGACGATCAGGCAGGAGTTCTGGAACAGTGCATTGAAGGTACGTGGAGTGCCCGAAGAATCGCAGCCCCAGCGATCGAGCAGCCGCTGGTAGAGCTCGGGGTCGATGGCGCTGATGATCGTGTTCCCCGATACCTCGGTATTGCTGCTGATCACACGGATGGAAGAATTCAGTGCATCACTGATCAGATTTCCGGATACGATGTGGGCATAGGTTCTCAGGGTCTCCGAGACGCCGCATTGCATGTTGATGGCCATGCCCGCCGAGCGGATCACGCTGTTGTCCGCGATCCGCGAGGATGCGGTACCCGACCCCGTGATCAGAATCGCCGTCTGCTCGTAGAACAGGTTCGTCAGCGCGTTTTCCGCCTGATCATCGTTGACATGGTTCTGATGATACTCGGCGAACAGGTTCTCGATCGCATCGGGATTCCAATGGCCGGCATTGACCTTGCGGATCTCGAATCCGGAGGGCAGCGATACGTCGGCATCGGTCACGCCGAAGTCGGTGATCACATTGTTCAGCACCAGGGCGTTCACGCAATCATTCTGGTAAACCGCGCACTCGGCCACGGCATGGAATCGGCAGTACTGCACCTGCCCTTCCTCGAGGCTGGAGAGCGACACCGCACGCACCATCGACGCGGGCAGATCGGGTGCCAGCTCCCCGACCGGAAGACCTTCGAAATCACAGCCCAGGATCCATGCGGAGCCCAGCCCCAGCTGATTGATGTAGACAGCGTTGGCGAAGAATCCACGGAAGACATTGTTCATCAACGCCAGCTGCCGTGGCACTGCGCCGTATGCATAGATGCCCGTGATCGGCTGAAGTCTTCCCGGAGAGCGCAGCTGCACGGTGAACTGGCAGTTCTGGATCTGGGTACGCCGGAGGCTGGATTCGGTGCTGGTGCCCGAGAAGCGGATCATCTTGATTGATGTCTCCGGGTCCAGGCAATCGAATGTGCAGCCGTTGATCGAGAGTTCCGTGTCGGCGTCCTGGGCATAGATGCCGTTGGCGCTGAACCCGGTGAAATGGCAGTTGAGCACCTGAATCCGGGCGAAGGGATGCACGGCCGCACGGACCAGCAGCCCCACGGGCACCGGAAAGTCGTCACGACCGAAGCCGAGGTTCTTCACCATCAGCACCCGGTTGGCCGGAGCGACCTCCGGGGGCGTGGAGAGGCGCAGCAGCTGACCATCGGGAAACCCGGGCGCGGGGATCAGAGCTCCGATGGAGTGCCCTTCGAAAACCAGGTCCATGTTGAGCTTGCCCACCCGCACATCCACCATTGACTCGATGAGCTCTTCATCCAGGACTTCGATCAGGGCTTTGCTTGCGCCGGCCGGGGCCGTGGCGTAAATCGTGTTGCCTGAATAGGAGTAGGTGAACAGGGAGTTCAGGGTGCCAACGACGGGCGTTCCCAGCGTCTGGCCCATGGAGTTGGTGAATGTGATCCGGGAGAGACTGTGGCCCGGAACCGTGATGAAAATCAGCAGCACAATCAGACTGGCAGTGCGTGTCAGCAGTGTCATGGAGTCTTCCGGATTTGTGTGTGTCTGGTTGGGGACTGCAAGATAGCCCGGTTATCATGATTCGCAAGTCCCACGCTCCCTTCTCGCGGAAGTGACTGTTGAAGACCGTTCAATGGACAAATTTCCGCCCGAATCGATGACAGACAGTTCGATATTCCGGATAATGCTGACCACTGGCATGTGTGTCCCACACGCTGACCGGGAGCGCGGGCTGACTCAAAGTGCGGTGGTCGGAGTCCGGACACGCTGTGAGACGGCGAACTGTCTGTGGAAGTACCGCACGAATCGGCCACGCGAATGTCCGGAGTCGGCAGCGGGGACCTTGGCCCGACCCTGTTGAGCAGTCCCGGCGATCAATCTTCTGGCCTTGCGGTTTCTCTTTTGTCAAAGCGATCAGGATGCGTACCATATGGTCTCGAGTCCCGGCCCCGATTCTTGAGCACGACGGACGGCGGCAGGGCCCCAGTCGCGATCCTGCTGGAGACTGCATGAAGATCAACGACCGTGCATTGGTGACCGGCGGCGCCGGTTTCCTTGGACGCCATCTGAGCCGCGCGCTCGCCGAGGCGGGCTGGCAGGTCACGGTACTCGACGATCTGTCGGCCGAGAGCAGCCGCTTCGATGTGCCCGAACTGGATCACGCGGGCATCGACTGCATTCGGGGATCCACGCTTGACCGGGAACTCTGCCAGTCCCTGGTGAGGTCACACCATGCCATCCTGCATCTGGCCAGCGTGGTGGGCGTGGAGCGGACCATGAGCCAGGTCGTGCCGACCATGCTCAATCTTCAGGGGACCCTCTGTGTGACGGAAGCGCTGTCGCCGTCACAGGTGATCCTCTTCACCTCCTCGGCCGACATCTATGGGCTGCATTCCCGTCTGTACTCGGGACCGATGGAAGAAGAGCAGCTGACGGTCTATGAGCATCCTCTGGTCAACCGCTGGATCTATCCCAAGATCAAGGCGCTCGAAGAAAATCTGATCGCCCTTGCCGCCTGCCGCAGAGTCATCATCCGGGTCTTCAACTGTTATGGCCCCGAGATGGACATTCCCGGCCCGCGCCGCGTGGTGCCCCAGTTCATCGAGAACATTCGCCACCGCGAGCCGATCCGGCTGCACGGTGGCGGCGATCAGATCCGGGCATTCTGTCACTACTCCGACACCATCCGCGGCATTCTGCTGGCGCTCGAGCATGCCCGCAAGGGCTCCGCGGATCAGCCCTGGGTCTTCAACATCGGCGGGGAAGACGGCCTCAGCATCCGCCAGCTCGCGGCCCGGCTGATCCGGATCGCGCAGGAACTGGACTGCCTCGAGTCGGCCCTGCCGATCGTGGAGTGCCCGGACTTCTATTCCTGCGCATTCGACGACACCTGGCACCGCACGCCGGACCTGAGCCGGGCGAAGAAGATTCTGGGCTACCGACCACACGTCGGCCTGGACGAGGGTCTGCGTGCCACGATGATCCAGCAGCTGTCGCTCAGTCATGACATCCACTGATGTCCTGATCGTCGGAACCGGCATCAGTGGGCTGGGTTGCCGCGCGCTTCTGCAGGATCAGCGGGATGTCCTCACGCTCGAGGCGGCCGATCGTCCGGGCGGGTTGACCCGTGTGTTCCGCGTGGGTGAGTTCATCTTCGATTCGGTCGTCCATGTGCTGCGCTTCCGCGATCCCGAACTCTGGCGATTCGCGCAGTTGCTCTGTCCGGACGGCTTTCACCACTTCCCGCGGATCAACCATGTCTGGCAGGCCGGAGTCCAGCTCGACTACCCGTACCAGTATCACGCGGGGCAGTTGCCCGAAGCCATCCGCAAGGCCTGCCTGGAGGGGTACATCCACAACCCCTGGGCGACCGCCCAGGATACCAGGACCTTTCGAGACTGGTTGCTGAAGAACTTCGGTCCCGGTTTCTACGAGCACTTCTTCCACCCGTACAACCTCAAGCTCTACGGGGTGGGGCCTGAATGCCTCGAGGGCGAGAGAATGACCTGGCTGATCCCCGATGGCGATCGCGAGCGGGTGCTGGAAGGCAGCCGAGACACGGTGGCGGCGGGTGCGGCCGGAAGCCAGCTGGCCTATCCCAGAGGCACCCTGGGCATCGAGACGCTCTGCCACGGGGCGGTCGGGCTTGCCGAGTCGCCGATCCTCGTCAACCAGCAGGTGGTCCACCTGGACCTGGCTCAGCGAGTGCTGCAGGTGAGCTCCGGCCAGCGCTATGCCTATCGGGAGCTGGTCAGTTCGATCCCTCTGCCGGGCTTGCTGGCGCTGATTCCGGATCTGGATCACGAGATCGCGGCCCTGGGGCGCAGCCTTAAAGCGGTGCCCCTCCAGGTGGCCGAGGTGGGCATCGAGGGCGAGGAACATGCCCTGGCCGGCCAGTGGAGCTACTTTCCCGACCCCGACATTCCTTTCTATCGGCTGACCCGGCTGGAGCATGTCTCACCCGAGCTGTGCCCGGCCGGGCATTCGGCCTTGCTGCTTGAAAGCTCCGCGGCCCAGCCTCTTGTCAGGGACGAGGTCGAAGGGGCGCTCAGGCGCGTGGGGATGCTGGCCGGCACCCGGGTGGTGCATTACCGTGTCCGCCGGATTCCCGCGGGCTATGTGCTCTTCGAGCCCGGCGTCGTGGCCAGGGTCCGGCGGATTCTTGAGCATCTGCGCGAGAGGCACGTGCATCCGATCGGACGTTATGGACGCTGGGATTACATGGACATCGAAGGCGCGCTGGCCACGGGGCTGGAGACAGCGGCCTTCCTGCGGGGCGGCCAGCTGAGGAGTCTGCTGGGCAGCGTGCCGGGCATGTGATGGGCGCTGTGCTGCGTGCACCCGGCGAGGCGGGTCAGCTCACTCCTC from Candidatus Delongbacteria bacterium includes:
- a CDS encoding zinc ribbon domain-containing protein — protein: MPRYDYVCPENGRTLEVSHAMSEHLDTWGELARMAGEDPGDTPETSPVERVFSIPMFTTSGSSGSGSCGPSGFS
- a CDS encoding NAD(P)-binding protein, whose protein sequence is MTSTDVLIVGTGISGLGCRALLQDQRDVLTLEAADRPGGLTRVFRVGEFIFDSVVHVLRFRDPELWRFAQLLCPDGFHHFPRINHVWQAGVQLDYPYQYHAGQLPEAIRKACLEGYIHNPWATAQDTRTFRDWLLKNFGPGFYEHFFHPYNLKLYGVGPECLEGERMTWLIPDGDRERVLEGSRDTVAAGAAGSQLAYPRGTLGIETLCHGAVGLAESPILVNQQVVHLDLAQRVLQVSSGQRYAYRELVSSIPLPGLLALIPDLDHEIAALGRSLKAVPLQVAEVGIEGEEHALAGQWSYFPDPDIPFYRLTRLEHVSPELCPAGHSALLLESSAAQPLVRDEVEGALRRVGMLAGTRVVHYRVRRIPAGYVLFEPGVVARVRRILEHLRERHVHPIGRYGRWDYMDIEGALATGLETAAFLRGGQLRSLLGSVPGM
- a CDS encoding response regulator transcription factor produces the protein MSHPLRIALAEDNSSLAALILEKLALFPERLNCLFHAANGALLLERLAEHAAVDVVLMDIEMPVLDGIQTTEKLVARHPHIRVLVLTVFDDERRISEAVRAGAAGYLLKDEPPDRLLEAIEAVARGEGALSAAVTGRTLALLRDPTRVPTGQSADTSILSPRELAVLAQLATGLTHREIASNLFIAPATVRKHIENLYRKLEVSGRIPAIDKARKLGLL
- a CDS encoding NAD(P)-dependent oxidoreductase; translation: MKINDRALVTGGAGFLGRHLSRALAEAGWQVTVLDDLSAESSRFDVPELDHAGIDCIRGSTLDRELCQSLVRSHHAILHLASVVGVERTMSQVVPTMLNLQGTLCVTEALSPSQVILFTSSADIYGLHSRLYSGPMEEEQLTVYEHPLVNRWIYPKIKALEENLIALAACRRVIIRVFNCYGPEMDIPGPRRVVPQFIENIRHREPIRLHGGGDQIRAFCHYSDTIRGILLALEHARKGSADQPWVFNIGGEDGLSIRQLAARLIRIAQELDCLESALPIVECPDFYSCAFDDTWHRTPDLSRAKKILGYRPHVGLDEGLRATMIQQLSLSHDIH